Genomic segment of Arthrobacter antioxidans:
TCGCGAGCATCGACGCCGCCATCAACGCGGTGTTCGAACCCGTCACCGAGGTTTTCTCGACGATCGTGTTCTTCCCCATCACCATCGGTGATGTGAGCTTCCCGTTCGTCGTGCTGTGGCTCATCGCGGCGGGCGTGATCTTCACGGTGTACTTCGGCTTCATCCAGTTCCGCGGGCTGAAGATCGGGTACGAAGTGGTCCGCGGCCGATACTCGTCGAAGGACGACCCCGGGGAGGTGCCGCACTTCCAGGCGCTGACGTCGGCGTTGTCGGGGACGGTCGGACTGGGAAACATTGCCGGTGTCGGCGCGGCCATGGCACTCGGTGGCCCCGGTGCGACCTTCTGGATGGTTCTTGCCGGACTCCTGGGCATGGCGACGAAATTCGCCGAGTGCACGCTCGGCGTCAAGTACCGCGAGGTGCATGAGGACGGGTCGATCAGCGGTGGTCCGTTCAAGTACCTGCCCATCGCGTTCAAGAGGTTCGGAAGTATCCCGGCGAAGATCCTGACCGGCATCTTCGCGGTGGCCATCCTGATCTTCGGCGTGGCCGGCGGCAACATGTTCCAGGCGAACCAGACCTTCGCCCAGGTCCAGAACGTCACGGGCGGCGCCGACGGACTCCTCGGCAGCCCCGGAGCCGCGCTCATCTTCGGCCTCGTGCTCGCAGGCCTCGTCGCCGTGGTGATCCTCGGCGGCATCAAGTCCATCGGAGCCACCACCAGCCGGCTCGTGCCGGCTATGGGGATCGTCTACGTGGTGTCCTGCCTCCTCGTCATCCTGGTGAACTTCACTCAGATCCCGGCCGCAATCGCGTCGATCTTCGCAGGCGCGTTCAATCCCCAGGGAATCGCCGGCGGTATCCTCGGCGTCATGATCGTCGGGTTCACCCGTGCAGCGTTCTCCAACGAGGCAGGGCTCGGCTCCGCCGCGATCGCGCACTCGGCAGTGAAGACCCGCCGCCCGGTCAGCGAGGGCTTCGTCGCACTCTTCGAACCGCTCGTCGACACGGTGCTCATCTGCACGATGACGGCGCTGGCGATCATCATCGCGGGCGCACCGAGCCTCCAGGCCGGAATCGATCAGGTGCAGGCTGGCGAAGGAACGCCGGACGGCGTCATCCTCACGTCGGACGCCTTCGCCACCGTGTTCCCCTGGTTCCCCGTGGTCCTCGCCATCGCGGTGTCGCTCTTCGCCTACTCCACGCTCATCACGTGGTCCTACTACGGGCTCAAGTCATGGCAGTACCTGTTCGGGCGTGGCAAGACCACGGAGATCATCTACAAGGTCATCTTCCTGTTCTTCACCGTCGCCGGGACCGTGCTGACCTTCAGCCAGGTCATCGGCTTCGCCGACGCGGCGCTGTTCGTCTGCGGTTTCGTCAACCTCCTCGGCGTGTACTTCCTGCTCCCCGTCATCAAGCGGGAGATGCGTGCGTACCTCGCGGATCGCAAGAGCGGCAAGCTGGCGATCCTCGGGATCGAGACGGACGAACTGCAGGCCGAGAAGTAATACCTCACCCCTGCGACCCTGCCCCCGCCGGTCCTCCGGCGGGGGCAGTCCCGTGCCCGGGACGGTACCCCATGGGTGTCGGGGGCACGGCCTAGACTTGAGGCACCATGGACATGCTCTTCGATCCCTACGTCTCCCCGCCCACACCCGCCGAGAAGAAGCGTGCCCGGGAGGCGGCGATGGCGGCGGCGCCCGAAGCGGCCGACCCGGCTACGGAGCACGTCCCCTCCCGCGCCGGCGTGGACGAGGAGCGTGCCCGGGAACTCCTGCTGGGACTGAACCCCCAGCAGGAGGAGGCCGTGAAGCACGGGGGATCACCGCTGCTGATCGTCGCCGGCGCCGGTTCGGGCAAGACCCGCGTGCTCAGCCACCGGATCGCCTACCTGCTGGCCACCGGCCGCTCGCACCCGGGGCAGGTCCTCGCCATCACCTTCACCAACAAGGCCGCCGCCGAGATGCGGGAACGCATCGAGGGCCTGATCGGCGACGTCGCGAAGCGGATGTGGATCTCCACGTTCCACTCCTCCTGCGTGCGCATCCTCCGCCGCGAGGCCGCCTCCGTGGGCCTCAACTCGAACTTCTCCATCTACGACTCCGCCGACACGCTGCGGCTCATCACGCTCGTGGCCAAGGGGCTGGACCTCGACCCCAAGAAGTTCGCACCCAAGGCCATCCAGCACAAGATCAGCGCCCTCAAGAACGAGCTCATCGACGAGGAGACGTTCGCCTCGACCGCCGGCCTGTCCGATCCCTTCGAGCAGGCCGTCGCCGAGGTCTACTCGGGCTACGCCCAGCGCATGCGCCAGGCCAACGCCATGGACTTCGACGACCTGATCGCCCAGACCGTCTACATGTTCCGGGCCTTCCCCGGCGTGGCCGACTACTACCGGCGGCGCTTCCGCCACGTCCTCGTCGACGAGTACCAGGACACCAACCACGCGCAGTACGCCCTGGTCCGGGAGATCGTCGGTGTGCCGGGCGAATCCACCGACGACCCGGCGGAGCTGACCGTCGTCGGCGATTCCGACCAGTCCATCTACGCGTTCCGCGGCGCCGACGTGCGGAACATCGTCGAGTTCGAGAACGACTACCCGAGCGCCCGCACCATCCTGCTCGAGCAGAACTACCGCTCCACCCAGAACATCCTCACCGCCGCGAACGCCGTCATCTCCCGGAACCCCGACCGCCCGGAGAAGCGGCTGTGGACGGCCGAGGGCAGCGGCGAGAAGATCGTCGGCTACGTGGGCGAGAACGAGCACGAGGAGGCCCGCTTCATCGCCGAGGAGATCGACCGCCTCCAGGACGAGGACGGCATCCGGCCCGGCGACGTCGCGATCTTCTACCGCACCAACGCCCAGTCACGCTCCGTCGAGGAGATCCTGCTGCGCGTCGGCCTGCCCTACAAGGTGGTGGGCGGGACCCGCTTCTACGAGCGCAAGGAGATCAAGGACGCCCTGGCGTACCTGCGCGTGCTCGTGAACCAGGACGACGTCGTCAACCTGCGCCGCATCCTCAACGAACCCAAGCGGGGCATCGGCGACCGCGCCGAGTACGCCGTCGCGTCCCTGGGCGAACGCGAGCGCATCAGCTTCATGGAGGCCCTGCGGCGGGCCGACCACGCGCCGGGCATGGCGACGCGCTCCGTCAACGCCGTGACCGGATTCGTGAAGCTCATCGACGACCTCGCGGAGGTCGCGAGCGGCTCGGGCGCCTCTGCCGCCCTGGAGGCCGTCCTGGAACAGACCGGCTACCTGGAACAGCTGCGCACCAGCAACGACCCTCAGGACGAGTCCCGCGTGGAGAACCTGGCCGAGCTCGTCGCCGTCGTCCGCGAGTTCGAGAGGGACAACCCCGAGGGCACGCTGGGCGATTTCCTCGAGCAGGTGGCCCTCGTGGCCGACGCCGACCAGATCCCCGACGCCCCCGAGGGCTCGGCCGCCGATGTGCAGCGCGCCGTCGAGGAGGCCCGGCGCCAGGGCGTCGTCACCCTCATGACGCTGCACACCGCCAAGGGCCTCGAATTCCCCGTGGTGTTCCTCACCGGCATGGAACAGGGCATCTTCCCGCACCAGCGCTCCGCCACCGATCCGAAGGAACTGGCCGAGGAGCGGCGCCTCGCCTACGTGGGCCTGACCCGTGCCCGGCAGCGCCTCTACATCACGCGCTCCGAGGTGCGCAGCATGTGGGGGCAGAGCCAGTACAACCCGGCGAGCCAGTTCGTCAGCGAGATCCCGGAGGAGCTCATCCACTGGAAGCGCGAGGGCGCGGCGAAGCCGGCCTGGACCTCCGGCGGCGGCAGTGCCGGCGGTCCGCGGTTCAGCGGGTCCTACTGGGGTGCGAGCGGCGGCGGGTTCTCCGGCGGAGCCCCCGCGCCGTCCAAGAGCGTGGGGCGCGTGCAGCCCCAGAAGGAAGTCGTGTCCGTCACGGTCGGCGACCACGTCAACCACACGAGTTTCGGCAACGGCACGGTGCTGTCCGTCGAGGGTGCGGGCGACAAGACCGTGGCCAAGGTCCGGTTCGACGTCGGCGAGAAGCGGCTGCTGCTGCGCTACGCACCGCTCACCAAGGTGGCCTGACCACCTCGATCGTCGTCGGGACCCGGATAGCAGTTCCCGACCCCCGGGCGCAAATTTCTACAGGAGATAGAAGTGTGGCCTTCCTCACGAAACCGATAGTCTGGGGAAGGCCTCGGGCCCGAGGGGCTAAAGTTCCCTCTTGTAAACCTACTTCGACGTAGAAGGACACTAGCTAAGTGGACCTGTTTGAATATCAGGCGCGCGATCTTTTCGAGGCACACGGGGTTCCCGTGCTGGCCGGCATCGTGGCGCAGACCCCAGAAGAAGCCAGAGCAGCAGCCGAGAAGATCGGCGGTGTCGTGGTCGTCAAGGCCCAGGTCAAGGTGGGCGGTCGCGGCAAAGCCGGCGGCGTCAAGGTCGCCAAGACCCCCGATGAGGCCTTCGCCTACGCGTCGGACATCCTCGGGATGGACATCAAGGGGCACACGGTCCACAAGGTGATGATCGCCCAGGGCGCCGACATCGCCGAGGAGTACTACTTCTCCGTGCTGCTCGACCGCTCCAACCGCAACTACCTGGCCATGTGCTCGGTGGAGGGCGGCATGGAGATCGAGCAGCTCGCCGTCGAACGCCCCGATGCGCTCGCACGCATCGCCGTCGACGCCGGCACGGGCATCGACCAGGCCAAGGCCGAGGAGATCGTCGACGCCGCAGGCTTCGCCCCCGAACTCCGCGAGGGCGTCGTCCACGCCATCCTCAAGCTGTGGGACGTCTTCGTGAAGGAGGACGCCACGCTGGTGGAGGTCAACCCGCTGGTGAAGACCGGGAACGGCGACATCCTCGCGCTCGACGGCAAGGTCA
This window contains:
- a CDS encoding alanine/glycine:cation symporter family protein encodes the protein MTTVTEEVGWLASIDAAINAVFEPVTEVFSTIVFFPITIGDVSFPFVVLWLIAAGVIFTVYFGFIQFRGLKIGYEVVRGRYSSKDDPGEVPHFQALTSALSGTVGLGNIAGVGAAMALGGPGATFWMVLAGLLGMATKFAECTLGVKYREVHEDGSISGGPFKYLPIAFKRFGSIPAKILTGIFAVAILIFGVAGGNMFQANQTFAQVQNVTGGADGLLGSPGAALIFGLVLAGLVAVVILGGIKSIGATTSRLVPAMGIVYVVSCLLVILVNFTQIPAAIASIFAGAFNPQGIAGGILGVMIVGFTRAAFSNEAGLGSAAIAHSAVKTRRPVSEGFVALFEPLVDTVLICTMTALAIIIAGAPSLQAGIDQVQAGEGTPDGVILTSDAFATVFPWFPVVLAIAVSLFAYSTLITWSYYGLKSWQYLFGRGKTTEIIYKVIFLFFTVAGTVLTFSQVIGFADAALFVCGFVNLLGVYFLLPVIKREMRAYLADRKSGKLAILGIETDELQAEK
- the pcrA gene encoding DNA helicase PcrA, which produces MDMLFDPYVSPPTPAEKKRAREAAMAAAPEAADPATEHVPSRAGVDEERARELLLGLNPQQEEAVKHGGSPLLIVAGAGSGKTRVLSHRIAYLLATGRSHPGQVLAITFTNKAAAEMRERIEGLIGDVAKRMWISTFHSSCVRILRREAASVGLNSNFSIYDSADTLRLITLVAKGLDLDPKKFAPKAIQHKISALKNELIDEETFASTAGLSDPFEQAVAEVYSGYAQRMRQANAMDFDDLIAQTVYMFRAFPGVADYYRRRFRHVLVDEYQDTNHAQYALVREIVGVPGESTDDPAELTVVGDSDQSIYAFRGADVRNIVEFENDYPSARTILLEQNYRSTQNILTAANAVISRNPDRPEKRLWTAEGSGEKIVGYVGENEHEEARFIAEEIDRLQDEDGIRPGDVAIFYRTNAQSRSVEEILLRVGLPYKVVGGTRFYERKEIKDALAYLRVLVNQDDVVNLRRILNEPKRGIGDRAEYAVASLGERERISFMEALRRADHAPGMATRSVNAVTGFVKLIDDLAEVASGSGASAALEAVLEQTGYLEQLRTSNDPQDESRVENLAELVAVVREFERDNPEGTLGDFLEQVALVADADQIPDAPEGSAADVQRAVEEARRQGVVTLMTLHTAKGLEFPVVFLTGMEQGIFPHQRSATDPKELAEERRLAYVGLTRARQRLYITRSEVRSMWGQSQYNPASQFVSEIPEELIHWKREGAAKPAWTSGGGSAGGPRFSGSYWGASGGGFSGGAPAPSKSVGRVQPQKEVVSVTVGDHVNHTSFGNGTVLSVEGAGDKTVAKVRFDVGEKRLLLRYAPLTKVA
- the sucC gene encoding ADP-forming succinate--CoA ligase subunit beta codes for the protein MDLFEYQARDLFEAHGVPVLAGIVAQTPEEARAAAEKIGGVVVVKAQVKVGGRGKAGGVKVAKTPDEAFAYASDILGMDIKGHTVHKVMIAQGADIAEEYYFSVLLDRSNRNYLAMCSVEGGMEIEQLAVERPDALARIAVDAGTGIDQAKAEEIVDAAGFAPELREGVVHAILKLWDVFVKEDATLVEVNPLVKTGNGDILALDGKVTIDENAGFRHADHAALEDTDSTDPLEAKAKEHDLNYVKLDGEVGIIGNGAGLVMSTLDVVAYAGEAHGGVLPANFLDIGGGASAEVMAAGLDVILNDAQVKSVFVNVFGGITACDAVANGIVKALEMLGDEANKPLVVRLDGNNVEEGRRILADANHPLVTLADTMDEGADKAAALANGK